From Balaenoptera ricei isolate mBalRic1 chromosome 5, mBalRic1.hap2, whole genome shotgun sequence:
GCCAACCCTccttaaatttttctctttctttttcctaaataaGTATGTCAGGTGATTTGGCAAGTCCCTTTTCTAGTGTTCTATGATTTTCTAAAGGTTTCAGCTTTTTAATTGCTTGatctttaatatacattttacaaAGTGGCTATTACAGTTAATATCTGAGGGAGGTAGATCAATGGATCTGATCATAAACATGGAAGTCCTGCCTGTTGTTCTTTATTTACACATTCTAGACAAGTTTTAAGCtaataaagtgaattttaaacCTGGCATAAAGAAGATGATGGGCCCTCTtgatagaaaacatttttctggCTCTGTAAATCCCATAGTCTCCATACTGGGCCTGTCTGCAACTCTTCCTGAACCGTGTTTAGACAGAGATTACTTAAAAGAGagtttccgggacttccctggtggcgcagtggttaagaatccacctgccaatgcagaggacacgggttcgagccctggtctgggaagatcccacatttcGCAGAGcaataagcccatgcgccacaactactgagcctgcgctctagagcccacgagccacaactactgaagcccgcgcacctataacccatgctccacaacaagaaaagccactgcaatgagaagcccgcgcaccacaacaaagaggagcccccactcgccgcaactagagagaaaacctgcgctcagcagcaaagacccaacacagccaaaaataaataaataaataaacttaaaaaaaaaaagagagtttcCAATCTGCTCTTTCCGGGAGAGGGTCGAACATGTATTGCTGCTTATCAGCCCCCTAAAAACAAGAACCATGGCTCGTGAGTCTTTGGGAACTCCATGCCATCTAGCCCAGCAGTGCCCATGTTCCTGAGGGACTTTAATGCCCAAATGTGATAAATCTCGGTTAAAGAGAAAAAGGTATAAAGCAGGCAGTTCACGGGAAGAGCCctgaatttagaattttaaatttggaCCGTGAATTTTGAAATGTACTAAATTTTTGTGTCCTTGTGTTTCTATAACTGTCCTGCGTTTCTACCTTACACTGTAGTGTTAGAATGACAATCCACTGAGCAGACTGCAAGACCTGTTCTTTATAAATAGTAAACCTTTGCATGCATGAAGGTTTTTTGCTCTTTCCAGTAACCTCGCCTGTTTATCCCTCTAGGCCCACTTCAAACATTTGCTTTACTAGGAAGACATCTCTAATCATTTCAGGCAAAATGAATGAACATAGGCCCTCACAGTACTCTGCCTAAATTATAATCGTAACATATATCACACTGATGCTTGCAGTCTGGTTGTGTCCATTAACCTTTGCAAAATTTGTGCTGTAatacaaaccaccccaaaactcacTGGCTTAAAACCACAAGCATGCATTCTCACTCCTGGGGGAGATGGCTGGGCTAAACACAGGGGACTGACGGGGCAGCTCTGCTGCAGGTGTCTCTCGTCTTCCTCCTGGGACCAGCAGCTGGCTGGCCAGGGCATGTTCTTCTCGTGGcaaataaaaaaaaccccaaaatcaaATTGCTGGGAAGTACACTCCCCCTACAATGAGGCTATAGAAAGAATTGGATTCAGGGAAGAGTAAAGAATTGAAGTTAATCATTAAATCTTTCAAACAGGTTCACCTGCCCTGTTAGATCAGGAGCCCCTAGTGGGTTGGGGAGCAGAAACAATGCCTGCTTCCATATCACTTGCCCTTCTGCCTGGGGCTGGCAGCTAGTAGATATTCTCTGATGTTTGCCAAGGTCCAAAAGTCCTTCCCAACCTTTTCCTTTATAGCAGATGTTGGCAAACTGTGACTGCAGGCCAAAGCTTGGCCTGGTTTTAAAAGCGCCAACAGAGCAGTAAAAAtacaaatgtttgaaaaaaattaaaagaagaatatttaacgacccatgaaaattatatgaaattcaaatgtcagtgtccatgaataaagttttattggaacacaaccacacccatttcTCTGTGTATTGTCTATGGGTGCTTTAGAGCAAAATAGCACAGTTGGAGTTGCCATAGAGACTATATGTCCCCAAAAGCCTAAAACATTGACTCTCTTGCCTGTACAGAAACTCTTTGCCGCCCCTGCTTCATAGGATGAAGGACCCGAGGAAGCCCCAGGAGGTGAATGTCGTGCCCAAGACGACAGAGTTGTCAGCTTGATTAAGCCCAGTATTTATGTGGGGTTAATACTTCTCCCCTTTGTTTCCTAGTAATCGGAAGCCGGCGACACCCATGTGTCACTGATCCGGAGGCATCCCTCGGAGGCATCCCTCGCGGTAGCGCTTCATGACCCAGCGGCGCCCCGCCCAGTGAAGCCACCGTGGTGTCCAGCATGGCCGCGCTGCTCCTGGGCGCGGTGATGCTGGTGGCCCAGCTCCAGCTAGTGCCTTCCCGCCCCGCCGTGCCCGGGGCCGAGCTGGGCCAGCCGGAGCTTGTGAGGAAAGCGGCGACCTTGCAGGGCGAGATCCGGGAAGGCGCGGCCCCCAACGGCTCCGCCCAGCAGCTGCCGCAGACCATCATCATCGGCGTGCGCAAGGGCGGCACACGCGCGCTGCTGGAGATGCTCAGCCTGCATCCCGACGTGGCGGCCGCCGAGAACGAGGTGCACTTCTTCGATTGGGAGGAGCATTACAGCCAAGGCCTGGGCTGGTACCTCAGCCAGATGCCCTTCTCCTCCCCGCACCAGCTCACGGTGGAAAAGACCCCCGCGTACTTCACGTCGCCCAAAGTGCCTGAGCGGGTCCACAGCATGAACCCGTCCATCCGGCTGCTGCTCATCCTGCGGGACCCGTCGGAGCGCGTGCTGTCCGACTACACCCAAGTGTTCTACAACCACGTGCAGAAGCACAAGCCCTACCCGTCCATCGAGGAGTTCCTGGTGCGTGATGGCCGGCTCAACGTGGACTACAAGGCCCTCAACCGCAGCCTGTACCACGTGCACATGCAGAACTGGCTTCGCTTCTTCTCGCTGCGCCGCATGCACATCGTGGACGGCGACCGCCTCATCAGGGACCCCTTCCCCGAGATCCAAAAGGTAGAGAGGTTCCTGAGGCTGTCGCCGCAGATCAATGCCTCGAACTTCTACTTTAACAAAACCAAGGGCTTTTACTGCCTGCGGGACAGCGGCCGGGACCGCTGCTTACACGAGTCCAAAGGCCGGGCGCACCCCCAAGTCGACCCCAAGCTCCTCAATAAACTGCATGAATATTTTCACGAGCCAAATAAGAAATTCTTCGAGCTTGTCGGCAGAACATTTGACTGGCACTGATTTGCGATAAGCTAGGCTCGGAACCTTTCCTATTGTAAGTTCTAGTGTATATCTAGGGgggcaaaagaattttaaaagggcaTTTAAGctataatttatttgtaaaatccaTAAATTACTTCTGTACAGTATTAGATTCACAATTGCCATATATACtagttatatttttctacttGTTAAATTGAGggcattttgtattgtttttcatGGTTGTTAACATGTGTAATATGTCTCTATATGAAGGAACTAAAATATTtcactgcaaaaaagaaaaaaaaaaaattctggagacgCTGTCTTTTTTGAATGTAATTAACTTGCCCCCAACTCAAGATAGCTGTCTGTGTTCACTCACTGCACATATtcctttattactttaaaaaaaaaaaaaaagtttttcataGCTATTAtactcctctccccttctctcccttcttcattaccttttaaaaattttaatggctcGCTGTGGTCAtcagattaatttttttacttgCATGGTGAGATTTCATTGAGATCCCCTATTATTCTTGGAGGTGATAGTCTCACCCATTCCCAACTTCAGCAAGTACCTGAATGTGGATTTTAACCCCATGTAAACTCCAAGTGAACAAAGAAATTAAGCTGGAGAAGTAGTTACTAACCAGCAAGAGGCTTGCCTCAGAGAGTGCTTGCACTTACTTCTGACTGCAGCAATATGTGAAACTACAATAAAGGGAATTAAACCATTGGCCTTCAGAACGATCTTGGGGCTGTGTACTTTGCCCCAGGTGGCAGTGGGTCTCTGGAAAGCCACTTAGAATAGAAAAGAGGAATTGCAAAACCTATGCATGTCCCCATTTGTAAAAAGCTGACTAAAGGGGTAACTGTTTGCTTGAGTTGGGAGTCTATTAATCTATTTcctgaaatataaatattatactcCATATAGGTGTATGTATGTTTAAAAATCAACTCTGGAGTCCTGAAGGTGAAAGGAAATTTAAACTCCCAAGGGTtgaaattgaaaagagaaaagtgCAAAGCAAATGGTAAAAGGTAAAGAATCCCTTGCACCTGCCTCAAGAGGCCAGAGGCCCAGTTTCAGTTTCACTTCTGCCCTGAACAACTGGGTTGTTAGAAGTGATAGAATAagcccttctgtgcctcagttttctcatgcatTCTTCATTCAGTCAGCCTTTTACAGAATTAAATAAAtcggattttttttcttattatgaatgAAATAGACATTATATATAGGAACTCATTGAAATTTCCCCCAAGCAACCCCAGGAAGAAGGAATTATTACAGCAAGttcaaagaggaagaaataggcCTGAAGAAGATAAGGAACTTGGCCAAGTTCACACTGGTTATAAGCCAGAGCTCAGAGTACACTTAGAGCCAAAGCAcagggtttttggtttgttttttatttttttttctacccaatTTTTTCTAAATTCAAATGGAAAGACCCAGACTCAGAGACAGTTCTTCCTGACATATTCCATCCCTGGTGCCAAATGTCTTCCATCCCAAGAGGTGAGCCTGAGCCTGAGGAAAAGGGCAAGAATGAGCCTGAGGTTCTCTCAGCAGTGCTATCAGGGAAATGAGTCACCTTGGTTATGCTTTGCAGCTGCACCCTGGCTTGACCTTAGCATGGCCCATGCCCCAGCCCGGGCCTTGCACAGACAGCAGAGAATGTCTTCTCTCCTCCTTTATTAAGGTTGTCATTAAACAACCAACTCCCCAGAGGGTGTGGCAGAAATATAGCAGGTTTCCTGTTGACATGGTACTTTGCCATCTGCAGAGTGTTTCTCTCTGTAGTGTATCATTGGATCTTACTTTTATCACACTCATTCAAGACTGAAAAAATGAGAGACTAACAAAGGTGAAATTGAGTTATCAAGTTTGCCCAGGAATTGGGTGACAGAGTGGAGACTCCAATGTGTGTTTTCTGACTCCTAGGAGGGTGCTTTTTGCAAAATACTTGTGCATGCCTGTGCCCTGATAAGGATGGTGTGCTTAAAGCCTGTACTGTTGGGGTAAAAGGtggtgggtggggatggaggaggggaggccTAAGCACTGGAGACACATCTAGCTGCTGCGGCTCACACAGCTGATGGTAGGGGATAATCCAGTTTAAAATGGTCAGAAGGTATAAATTCAATAACTGTTGGTTTGgaggtatgggtcttgactaaaAATGCACTCATGGGGTCCACCATGGGCAAGGGGTCAGGGGCCCTAGTAGCTAGTTCTATTCATCTATTTATGGTAAAACCTGAGACAGCCATTTGGAAGAGAGAAGCAGTATGAGCCTATCGCTCCAGACCTAGCCCAAGCACTTAGATCTCATCTGAGCTCTGTCAAATTCAGAGGAGGTCCTGCAGTAGACCACCTGCACGGAGAGCCAAATGCAATGACTCAGGAGCCAGGTGGGGACCTGATCCCTCTCCAAACACACCTAGTACTAAGTCTATTAACAGAGAGATGCTGAGGGAGTGAGGTTGCTGCCTGGACTGGTCCAGGCTCAGGGGCAGCCTGGGGGCCTTTGGATGACAGCCTCCCAGACAAGTGGCTGAGGGCAGTTGAGCAGGGCCTCAGCTATTATATACGGAATATTCACTTCACTTGATGCTTCTGAGTCAGGACAgccccctcccatcctccaggAATTGGACGGTGCTGAAACCCTGGTAACACTATTTGGTTATCAGCTCACAGcctgaaaatttgccattttagcaAACATGCTGATGTGCCTCTGAGCAGTGTCTTGCTCTTTCTATCCTGGGAGGCTGTACTCAGCAGAGGGGAGATGTGAGGCAGAAGAGGCCATTGCTCAGGGTGCCTGCTACTTACAGAGGCGGAATCAGAGATCACTGCCAAGAGTTCAGGTAttcattaaaattgtatttttcttttgagcccctactatgtgctTAACGTGGTATTAAGCTCTCAGGAGTATGAAAATGTTAATGCAAGAACGAATAGTCATTAACTGTTCtgtgtttaaattaaaaacaaaaacagcaatatgGAAGGGCTAGGAAGGCTGTTCtgtgtttaaattaaaaacaaaacaaacaaacaaaaaaacacaattgGAAAGGATGGAAAGGCTAGAAAGGCAGGTAGTATTAACTGTGTGTAGACTGACCAGTGCAGTCATTCTCATTGAATTCAAGAACATCCCTGGGGGAAATCAACTAGCCCTGTGATAGGACTAAACTGGGCATAAGAAATGGACCTGCACTCATTGTTTTAGAATAAATAGAGGAATACTACTCATAATAGGGGGATGGTTGTCCCAGAGACGGGGAATGTTGGAATTAAGGATCACACACAGAAAGGGAGAGATGACAGAGACATGTTTCATTACACCATTAGTCAGGAGCAGGAAGAGATGGGAAATCTTCCCAAAGGTCGCATGGCAAAGCTGTGAACCCGATCACTTATCTTGTGGGCCACAGGACCCTGTTCTTTCCACAGGCAGTCTTCTTGGAGAAATTGCCATAGAGCTGGAGCACAGGAGGCAATGGATATAACCAGAGCAGGGCATTCTGAACAAGGGCAGCTTGAGGAATCAAGACAGTGgtgatgaggagggggaaggaaataGACAGGTGCAGGCAAGAGACTGTCTACTGGTCATGGGAGTGAGTTAAGCACACTGGGAACTCACTCTGTGGCCTTGACATCTGCTTTACAAGTGGTGGAAGCTTGCTTAGAAGGCACCCATGTGTCTGTCTCCTGTGCAGGTGTATCTGTCATATAAAAGTAACTACCATTTTTTGCATACCTGCTATGTGCTTGGCATTTTAAATATGTTGCTTCTAATCCATGTGACAATTCTGAGAAGCAGGAAATGGCATAGTActaattttacaaaggaggaaactcaAACTCAGACACTAAAGGGCTTGCCCACGATGCCAGAGCCACTGATTGCCACAAATGGAAGTTAGGGTCTAATGTCCATGCTCTGCTGCTTTTCAGTCTATGCAATTGTGGGACAGGGGAGGAAGAAATAAAGCATAAGCATCTGTCTATTAGGCAGAGCCTGGAAGAATCATGGGCATCCAGAATGCCAGGCTGCGCAGAGAGAGTTATATCAGATCATCTTCAAGCCAAGAGTGGCTGGGACCTGATACAAGGGACACGTGATAAAGCATGTTCCTTACCGGCAGATATTCATTTAGAAAGTCTAAGCTTGAGCTAAAGACCAAAGCAACACAACGGAGCTCTCCAAATGGCAAGCAAGGGGTGAGGACCAAAGCTACAGACTGTCTCTGATTGAGATGCTTGACTGAAGTATTTTGATGTAAGAAATGGCCTTGGTTCTTCAGTTCACCCTGATATCAATATCTTTACTCCATTTTCCTCAAATTTCCCAGTTAGGTGACCTGAGAGAAAAATCAAGTAGAGCCAGGAGACCTGGATGTGAATCCCACCTCTACCAATTTTTAGGTTCAAATTCTCAGAAGCTCAATTTCTTTCTCAATGTAAATGGGCTTAACTCTGTTTTGGGGAGAATTCAATGAGATAAGTAAAAACTGTAAAATCTGTGGGTATGTGGCTTAGTGGTTAAGAGCGTTTAGAATTTGGGAAGTAGACCAAAACTGGTTTTGAAACAGTCAGCAGGCAACCACTGCCTTGGTTTCTCCATCCATTTCCCAGCTTCGGGACTGTAGCCTTTGCTGTTGGTGCACCATCCAGAACCCATTTACCAGGGAAGTGTCCCCATTCCCCACCTTCAGAAGAGTTGGCTACTAAAAGCTCACCCTGTACTGTGTTCTGGAGCATTTCTCTTAGTTGTCAGCTGCTGCCTTCCCTGGAGGTGCCTGGGAAGTTATGCCCACCCTTCTTCTCTACTCTCCTTGGGGTTGCCTGTGAGCAACACTTGATTGATGTGGGATGAGGAGTTGGGTCTTGGGGAAGCAGCCCAGATTCCTGGTCTCTGGGCAGGGCAACCTCTATGGTACAACTTATGCTCCAGAACTCCTCCTGGGATCAGGCTGAGGCTAGACTTCTGAAACCACACTTTAGCTTAGTTTCTTCTACTTTATCCTGTGTCCCTTGTTACCCATTTCTTCTGTAATCCCATTGTtagtaaatgacttgcccaagaataCAGGAATCCCCATCTCAGGTTTGCTTCTAGGGCATACAATCTAAGATAGTAAACTTGCATACATGTCTTATTCTCTCTATATTTCATATGAGTAATATGATCAGCCCACAGGGTTATTATAATTTTTCCAGTTAAATAACAGACAATAAAGAATGAGTCCGTTTTATTCTCTGACACATAAAAGAGCTAAATACAATAATAGACACAATTGTTACCAAGTACAATAGTTGTTTCTTCTTTGGCTTATCAGACTATCAACATAGTGTTCATGCATCAACATCAAACTTTAACTTCATGAAAGATTTCTGGTTCTCACAAATATAAGGGCATTACGCTATCTTATGTTACAGGATATCGTATCTCTATTGTTTGGTAAGTATTTCATTTCGAGCTTGTGCATGAATGTTTTCTGCTCTTGGTTGCAACACTttggcacctagcacagtgcctggcacatggtagacagAAAGTACTTGTTTGTGGATTGAATTGTAATTCTAGCCCAGTTGTCAATCTGATGTGAAAATCCCCTCTACTATATCCCAGCTTCATGATCTGACCTCCTGGGAACACCTTCTCTGGACCAGGCACTGCTAGCACTTCACAATATACTGctttatttaatccttagaaAACCCTAGGGAAATAATCAATCCAAgctcattgtttttttcttaccATCGTATCCCCAGCAAATAGAACAATGCTTGACATAGgagttgcaaatatttattaactaaatGAATCATTCTAATGCCCAAGCTCTCTCCACTATGCAGTACTATACAACCACTTCCTGAACATAGCACTAGTGGAGAATCCAGTATTCTCTAAGGCAACCCATTACATCTCCAAATTGGCTACTAAAATTCACACTTCCTGTAACTAAATCTCTATTCCCATGGCTTCCTCCAATAGAAATGAGTTCTACCACAGGGCGTCATGAAGAACAAGTCTCATTCCACTTTTTCATGTTGGCACACTGGATAAAACACTGGCCTTGGATTCTGAAGTCCTGAACTTAGAGATTTTTcatagctatgtgatcttgggcaatttCCCTagcttctctgaaattctggTAACTTTCTGCAAAACAGCATAAATCATGCCTTCTTCACAGAGGTTCTATGAGTATTGCATGGTTAGTGACCAATGTATAAATATAAGAGATCATAATTCTATAAAAATTCATCTAATATTGAAAAGTAATTCAGATCTTATGACTGGTGTCATCCCCTATAGAGGGTAATGGGATAATTACTGAGTATTAATGAAAGCTGGGTGTGTATTATCTCACTTTATCTTTAGGTCAACCTCTGAGACAGATATTGCTATTAACTTCATTCTATGGATGGGGAATCCAAAGCACAGAGATATTAAGTAATTTTCCCTaagtcacatagctggtaaatAGCAGAGCCAGATCTGTTCCCTGGGCTGTCTGTCTTCATGGCTAGCATACTTGAACTCCTGGCTACCCTACCTTTCAGTGCAAAAGAGAACCCTTTCTCCAACATATCTGCCCATGAAAAGAGCTagagcacaaagaagaaaaaaatagagattagGAACTTAAGATAAAAAATCAGCAAAAAGACGTAGTAGGCAGAATTCAAGAATGTGTTCCCAAGATTTCTAGCCCCTGGTGTACACACTCTATGTAATCTTCTCCTCTTGAATGTGAGCAGGACTTGTAAATAAGATGGGATGTTTACCCTCTTGATTAGGTTACATTATATAGCAAGGATAATGGGATGTGACCTATCAGGTTATCTAAGACTCCAACTTAGCagactggggagggagagagattctCCTACTAGTTTTGAAGAAGTCACCTGCTATGTGAGAGGACTAGCAAGGGATTGCAGTGGCCAGCAATACTGAAAGTGTCCCTTAGCCAGCATCCAGCAAGGAAACAAAAGCCGTAGTCCTACAGTTGCAAAGAACTTAAGTGTTCCAACAAGCTGTGAGCTTGGAAGAGGGCCCCAAATTCCAGATGAAAACACTTCTGGCTGAGACCTTGACTGTCGCCCAGTGAGGGCCTGCTTGGACTCCTGTTCTATGGAAACTGAGATAGTAGAAGTATGTTGGTTTAAGCTGCTGagtttgtagtaattttttatgtaataggaaactaatacaaagacTTATATCTACTTTTTTAGCCATCTTCTCAGTTTATACTCACTTTTCTATACTCTctcttgaaaacaaacaaaatgcatgACTTTTTGCTACCCAAGGAATACATGTCCATTATATGAAAACCGGATTCTGCAAGTAAGATTATTCAGAAATAATCACTGTCGACATTTTGATTTGTATAGTTTCAGATTTTTCCAAcacatgaatgtgtgtgtgtgtattaaaaaataaattacatctttTTGATAACTCAGCAACCTGAGTGTCAACATCAGCTGATACCTATCCATTGATAGAGTGGAAATGGATCTTAGAAGTCATTTAAGCGAATCTTGTTTTATGGAAGAAGGATGTGAGGTTTGGAGGAGTCAAGTCACTGTTCGTGCTGAATCTATATGAGAACTCAGAACTACTTCCTAATGCCTTCCACACTGTATGTTTGATGTCTATCACTTGTCTAACTCCCCACCAGACAGTTTGCTCCCCAGGTGAAGGCCTGCGCTTCCTATGAAACCAGTGCCTCACAGCGTTTTGCAGGAAGCTGATATCTAGGTGAGAGTGGCTGACTAAAGTTATAGCCCTCATTTAGCAGTGTTTTCAGTGCAatgggaaaaacaataaaagctAGGTAGACGTGGTATTACAGTTACCCGTGGCTGTGTAGCAAACTACTCTAAAACTCAGTGGCCTAATGCAACAATTTATTATCACTCATAGTTCTGTGGGCGGCCAGTTCTTCTTTGGGTGTTCACCCAGTTGTAGCCAGATGGTGGCTCGGACTGAAGTTGCCTGAAGTCTGGACTGTGTTGGAGGTCCAAGATGGCGTCTTTAGTTACATGTTTGATGCCTCAGCTGGAATGACTAC
This genomic window contains:
- the HS3ST1 gene encoding heparan sulfate glucosamine 3-O-sulfotransferase 1; this translates as MAALLLGAVMLVAQLQLVPSRPAVPGAELGQPELVRKAATLQGEIREGAAPNGSAQQLPQTIIIGVRKGGTRALLEMLSLHPDVAAAENEVHFFDWEEHYSQGLGWYLSQMPFSSPHQLTVEKTPAYFTSPKVPERVHSMNPSIRLLLILRDPSERVLSDYTQVFYNHVQKHKPYPSIEEFLVRDGRLNVDYKALNRSLYHVHMQNWLRFFSLRRMHIVDGDRLIRDPFPEIQKVERFLRLSPQINASNFYFNKTKGFYCLRDSGRDRCLHESKGRAHPQVDPKLLNKLHEYFHEPNKKFFELVGRTFDWH